The genomic interval TCTCCTCGCGGACCGACACCCGGCCGGCGTGCCGGGTCTCCACCACCCGGCGGCCGTGCACGTCCGCCAGGTCGAGCGGGCGGCCGTCGTGGCCGCCGGGTGCCTCGGTCCGCAGCGGGCGGGTCGGCTCGTACCAGACCTGCTCGGCCGGTACGTCGACCAACTCCCGCTCCGGCCAGCGCAGGGCGGTCAGCTTGCCGCCGAAGACGGCACCCGTGTCCAAGCAGATCGTGTTGTTGAGCCAGCTGGCCTCGGGGACCGGGGTGTGGCCGTAGACGACGGCCGCGCGACCCCGGTAGTCCTCGGCCCACGGGTAGCGCACCGGCAGGCCGAACTCGTCGGTCTCGCCGGTGGTGTCGCCGTAGAGCGCGTGCGAGCGGACCCGGCCCGACGTGCGGCCGTGGTACTTCTCGGGCAGGCCGGCGTGGCAGACCACGAGCCTGCCGCCGTCGAGGACGTAGTGGCTGACGAGTCCGTCGATGAACTGCCGTACCTGGGCGTGGAATTCCTCGTTCTCCCCCTCCATCTGCTCGATCGTCTCGGCCAGGCCGTGGGTGTGCTGGACCTTGCGGCCCTTGAGGTAACGGCCGTACTTGTTCTCGTGGTTGCCCGGTACGCACAGCGCGTCGCCCGAGCCGACCATGGACATCACGCGGCGCAGCACGCCGGGCGAGTCGGGGCCGCGGTCGACGAGGTCGCCGACGAAGACGGCCGTGCGGCCCGCCGGGTGGACGCCGTCGTCGTAGCCCAACTTGCCGAGCAGGGTCTCCAGTTCGGCGGCGCAGCCGTGGATGTCGCCGATGATGTCGAAGGGGCCGGTGAGGTGGGTCAGGTCGTTGTAGCGCTTCTCGGTGACGATCGTGGCGTGGTCGATCTCCTCGACGCCCCGCAGGACGTGCACCTTGCGGAAGCCCTCACGCTCCAAACCCCGCAGGGAGCGCCGGAGTTCGCGGGTGTGGCGGGTGATGACGCGGCGCGGCATGTCGGCGCGGTCGACGCGGGAGGCGTTGCGCTGGGCGCAGACCTCCTCCGGTACGTCGAGCACGATGGCGATGGGCAGCACGTCGAACTGCTTTGCCAGGTCGATCAGTTGGCGTCGGCCGTCCTGCTGGACGTTGGTCGCGTCGACGACCGTGCGGCGGCCTGCGGCGAGGCGCTTGCCGGCGATGTAGTGCAGGACGTCGAAGGCGTCCCGGCTGGCGCTCTGGTCGTTCTCGTCGTCCGCGACCAGGCCCCGGCAGAAGTCCGAGGAGATGATCTCGGTCGGCTTGAAGTGCCGGTGCGCGAAAGTGGACTTGCCCGAGCCGGAGGCGCCGATCAGCACCACGAGGGAGAGGTCGGTGACGGGCAGGGTACGTACCTTCGCGGGGGTCTCGTTCGTCATGCGGCCTTCTCCTCCTTCACGGTGCTCACGCTGAACACGGCCATCTGGGTGGGTGGTCCCACCTCGGGGTCGTCGGGTCCGACCGGTACGAACTCGACGTCGTAGCCGTGCCGTTGGGCGACCTTCCCGGCCCACTCCCCGAACTCGGCGCGCGTCCACTCGAAGCGGTGGTCGCCGTGCCGGACGTGTCCGGCGGGGAGGGTCTCCCAGCGGACGTTGTACTCGACGTTCGGGGTGGTGACGACGACCGTCCGCGGGCGGGCGGCGCCGAACACCGCGTACTCCAGGGCAGGCAGCCGAGGCAGGTCGAGGTGCTCGATGACCTCGCTGAGCACGGCGGCGTCGTAGCCCTTGAGGCGGTTGTCGGTGTAGGCGAGCGAGCTCTGGAAGAGCTGGACGCGCGAGGCCTGCCGCTCCCCCATGCGGTCGAGCTTGAGGCGGCGGCTCGCGATGGTGAGCGCGCGCATCGACACGTCGGTGCCGACGATCTCCGTGAACCGGGTGTCCTTGAGCAGCGCGTGCACCAACTGCCCCTGCCCGCACCCGAGATCGAGCACGCGGCCGGCACCGGACGTCTTGAGTGCCTCGACGATCGCGTCCCGGCGCCGCACGGCGAGCGGTGTCGGCTTCTCCTCGGCCTCGGTCTCCGGCTCGACGGCGTTGTCGATCTCCTCGACCTCGCTGTCGTCGGCCTCGGCGAGCCGCACCAGTTCCAGGCGCTCCATCGCCTCCCGGGTCAGGGACCAACGCCGGGACAGATAGCGGCTGGTGATGAGCTTCTGCTCCGGGTGCGTGGGCAGCCAGCCCTCACCGGCGCGCAGCAGCTTGTCGACCTCGTCGGACGCCACCCAGTAGTGCTTGGCGTCGTCGAGCACCGGCAGCAGGACGTACAGGTGCCGCAGCGCCTCGGCGAGGGTCAGCGTCTCCGCCTCCAGTACGAGGCTGACGTACCGCGAGTCGCCCCACTCGGGGAACTCGGCGTCCAGCGCGACCGGTTCGACGGTGACGGTCCAGCCGAGCGGCGCGAAGAGGCTCCGGACGAGATCGGGACCACCCCTGGCGGGCAGCGCGGGCACCTCGATGCGCAGCGGCAGCGGCTGTTCGGCGCGCTCGGGGCGGGCGTTGCACACGCCCCGCATGGCGCTGGAGAAGACCGCGCTCAGGGCCACGGCGAGCAGCGAAGAGGCCGCGTACGGACGGTCGTTGACGTACTGCGCGAGCGCCGCGTCGGGCGCGCCACCGCGCCCCTTGCCC from Streptomyces sp. NBC_01288 carries:
- a CDS encoding polynucleotide kinase-phosphatase; protein product: MTNETPAKVRTLPVTDLSLVVLIGASGSGKSTFAHRHFKPTEIISSDFCRGLVADDENDQSASRDAFDVLHYIAGKRLAAGRRTVVDATNVQQDGRRQLIDLAKQFDVLPIAIVLDVPEEVCAQRNASRVDRADMPRRVITRHTRELRRSLRGLEREGFRKVHVLRGVEEIDHATIVTEKRYNDLTHLTGPFDIIGDIHGCAAELETLLGKLGYDDGVHPAGRTAVFVGDLVDRGPDSPGVLRRVMSMVGSGDALCVPGNHENKYGRYLKGRKVQHTHGLAETIEQMEGENEEFHAQVRQFIDGLVSHYVLDGGRLVVCHAGLPEKYHGRTSGRVRSHALYGDTTGETDEFGLPVRYPWAEDYRGRAAVVYGHTPVPEASWLNNTICLDTGAVFGGKLTALRWPERELVDVPAEQVWYEPTRPLRTEAPGGHDGRPLDLADVHGRRVVETRHAGRVSVREENAAAALEVMSRFAVDPRLLPYLPPTMAPTATSHVEGYLEHPAEAFAQYADDGVARVVCEEKHMGSRAVALVCRDAETAAKRFGVDGGPTGSLYTRTGRPFFDDAAVTEEILGRLRTALDESGLWAELDTDWVLLDAELMPWSLKASGLLRGQYAAVGAAAGAVFPGVLGALEGAAGRGVDVDALLSRQRERAADASAFTDAYRRYCWTTSGLDGVRLAPFQFLAVQGRSLADLPHDDQLALLDRLVEHDSTGLLQTTRRLYVDTGDPESVQAGVDWWLEMTGRGGEGMVVKPVGAVVRSEAGRLVQPGIKCRGREYLRIIYGPEYTRPDNLARLRGRFLNHKRSLAIREYALGLEALDRLAEGEPLWRVHEAVFGVLALESEPVDPRL
- a CDS encoding 3' terminal RNA ribose 2'-O-methyltransferase Hen1, coding for MFLTISTTGTPERPATDLGFLLHKHPDKSQAFSTSYGKAYVLYPEADSVRCTAALLLEVDAVALVRRGKGKGRGGAPDAALAQYVNDRPYAASSLLAVALSAVFSSAMRGVCNARPERAEQPLPLRIEVPALPARGGPDLVRSLFAPLGWTVTVEPVALDAEFPEWGDSRYVSLVLEAETLTLAEALRHLYVLLPVLDDAKHYWVASDEVDKLLRAGEGWLPTHPEQKLITSRYLSRRWSLTREAMERLELVRLAEADDSEVEEIDNAVEPETEAEEKPTPLAVRRRDAIVEALKTSGAGRVLDLGCGQGQLVHALLKDTRFTEIVGTDVSMRALTIASRRLKLDRMGERQASRVQLFQSSLAYTDNRLKGYDAAVLSEVIEHLDLPRLPALEYAVFGAARPRTVVVTTPNVEYNVRWETLPAGHVRHGDHRFEWTRAEFGEWAGKVAQRHGYDVEFVPVGPDDPEVGPPTQMAVFSVSTVKEEKAA